In one Brassica oleracea var. oleracea cultivar TO1000 chromosome C9, BOL, whole genome shotgun sequence genomic region, the following are encoded:
- the LOC106315331 gene encoding agamous-like MADS-box protein AGL80: MGRPKVKLAWVEERKRRATVCQRRMKELIQMAEELTIVCDMSACLVFYNRNNGKLVAWPSLEEAQSLIDCYNALPETERNMNADEEESSFIKTITKEIEKKLELSRKAVEELKMDNLMLQIKNGSRMIADLSQTEIEKLKSYASKKIAYYDRELRKQHPNTSGNEPFLEDDDGEMKTYEGESSESDGADNA; encoded by the coding sequence ATGGGAAGACCAAAAGTGAAGTTGGCTTGGGTCGAGGAACGAAAGAGAAGAGCAACTGTTTGCCAGCGGAGGATGAAAGAATTGATTCAAATGGCTGAAGAACTAACCATCGTTTGTGATATGAGTGCATGTTTGGTCTTTTACAACCGTAATAATGGTAAGCTGGTGGCGTGGCCATCTCTGGAGGAGGCTCAATCTCTCATCGACTGCTATAACGCATTACCGGAAACCGAGAGGAACATGAACGCGGATGAGGAAGAGTCATCATTCATCAAGACCATTACCAAGGAGATCGAGAAGAAACTAGAGCTTTCTCGGAAGGCTGTCGAGGAGTTGAAGATGGATAATCTCATGCTCCAAATCAAAAATGGTAGTAGAATGATTGCTGATCTTTCTCAAACCGAGATTGAGAAGTTAAAGTCATATGCAAGTAAGAAAATTGCGTATTATGATAGAGAGTTACGTAAGCAACATCCGAATACGAGTGGCAATGAGCCATTTCTTGAGGATGACGATGGGGAGATGAAGACCTATGAAGGAGAGAGCAGCGAGTCTGATGGTGCGGACAATGCCTAA
- the LOC106319491 gene encoding uncharacterized protein LOC106319491, which translates to MTRSWVLLFVLMFLVLTSQLEWKEQLESEIEASRSLIQSDKELHHIPHGKESLQEKKILSQENKIQKLNDMVQDLRRQLVQCRNENQVELTELVTEIDQLPLSGV; encoded by the exons ATGACGAGATCGTGGGTGCTTTTGTTTGTTCTCATGTTCCTCGTGTTGACTTCTCAGTTAGAATGGAAGGAGCAACTTGAGAGTGAAATTGAGGCTAGTCGTTCCTTGATTCAATCAGATAAAGAGCTACATCATATACCACACGGCAAAGAATCTTTGCAAGAAAAG AAAATTCTCTCACAAGAAAATAAGATTCAGAAGCTTAATGACATGGTCCAAGATCTAAGGAGGCAATTGGTGCAATGCAGGAATGAAAATCAGGTTGAGTTGACGGAGCTAGTAACTGAGATTGATCAGCTTCCACTAAGTGGTGTCTAG
- the LOC106319489 gene encoding TLD domain-containing protein 1: MGNSNSSTVNHRFTSACRAFTQKKLEDLKSLFVSLASQSQSNDSYVSYPVFQANFGLSGSLGERMFDMVTQHRKDGKLTYEDLVIAKATYEKGTDDEIAEFIYQTLDVNANGVLTRSDLELVLVVVFKSVFSTTDSSTSDYKEMVDALLNAASFSKSTGDDKGMSFEDFRSWCSHVPTVRKFLGSLLTPPSPARPGYQVPHLLYEDTVDSNILLLKKEYAWHIGGALPHHELEEWKLLYHSSLHGQSFNTFLGHTSNTGMSASVLVIKDREGCVYGGYASQPWERHSDFYGDMKSFLFQLNPEASIFRPTGANTNIQWCATNFTSENIPNGIGFGGKINHFGLFISSSFDQGQTFSCTTFGSPSLSKTSRIQPEVIECWGIVQASNELDTQHNAIKGTVLERFKEDRNMLKLVGMASNSNE, from the exons ATGGGAAATTCGAATTCGTCTACCGTAAATCACCGATTCACTTCGGCTTGCAG AGCATTTACTCAGAAGAAGCTCGAAGATCTCAAATCACTCTTCGTCTCCCTCGCTTCCCAATCTCAGAGCAATGACTCTTACGTCTCCTACCCCGTTTTCCAG GCCAACTTTGGTCTGAGTGGTTCGTTAGGAGAGAGGATGTTTGATATGGTGACTCAACACAGGAAAGATGGTAAATTGACTTATGAAGATCTCGTTATCGCTAAG GCAACCTACGAGAAAGGAACTGATGATGAGATTGCTGAGTTCATTTACCAGACCTTAGATGTCAATGCCAATGGCGTCTTGACAAGGTCAGATTTAGAGTTGGTCCTTGTTGTGGTCTTCAAGAGTGTGTTCTCCACCACTGACAGCTCAACAAGTGATTACAAGGAGATGGTGGATGCACTTCTCAACGCTGCTTCTTTCTCAAAATCCACTGGTGATGATAAAGGAATGTCCTTTGAGGATTTTAGAAGCTGGTGCTCGCACGTTCCTACTGTAAGAAAGTTTCTCGGAAGCTTGCTTACACCACCTAGTCCAG CGAGACCTGGATACCAAGTCCCGCATCTGCTCTATGAGGACACTGTGGACTCGAACATACTTTTGCTAAAGAAAGAATACGCTTGGCATATCGGAGGAGCTCTTCCTCACCACGAGCTTGAAGAGTGGAAGCTCCTGTATCACAGCTCCTTGCACGGTCAAAGCTTCAACACATTCCTCGGACACACCTC AAACACTGGTATGTCTGCGTCGGTGTTAGTCATCAAAGACAGAGAAGGCTGTGTGTACGGAGGATACGCCTCTCAGCCTTGGGAGAGGCACAGCGATTTCTACGGAGACATGAAGTCTTTTCTTTTCCAGCTTAACCCTGAAGCCTCCATCTTCCGACCAACTGGAGCAAACACCAACATTCAATGG TGTGCTACTAACTTCACGTCAGAGAACATCCCAAACGGGATAGGATTCGGAGGAAAGATCAACCACTTTGGTCTGTTTATATCGTCGAGTTTCGATCAAGGCCAGACGTTCTCCTGCACGACGTTTGGTAGCCCGAGTCTCTCCAAGACGAGCAGGATACAGCCAGAAGTGATAGAATGCTGGGGGATAGTTCAGGCCTCAAACGAACTAGACACGCAACATAACGCTATCAAAGGTACTGTCCTTGAGAGGTTTAAGGAAGATCGCAACATGCTTAAACTAGTCGGCATGGCTAGTAACTCGAATGAGTGA
- the LOC106316179 gene encoding B3 domain-containing protein At5g06250, with product MSVNHYSTDHHHNHTLFWQQLHTTDATETTTATWLNQDQKESLFEKTLTPSDVGKLNRLVIPKQHAEKYFPLNAISNNADASTEKGMLLSFEDELGKCWRFRYSYWNSSQSYVLTKGWSRFVKDKQLDPGDVVFFQRQRSDPRRLFIGWRRRGQGSSSAVANPTSYSSSMVDAPPYLQVHASSNYSNPPSHSEYSHYGAAVATASETHSIPSSSAVGSSRTVRLFGVNLECQMDEDDGDDSVAAPNATECPDGYYGQNMYYYYTPHPHNMNIAFTGDTMKQLGDRRG from the exons ATGTCAGTCAACCATTACTCCACGGACCACCACCACAACCACACTCTCTTCTGGCAGCAACTCCACACCACCGACGCAACAGAGACCACCACCGCCACGTGGCTCAACCAAGACCAGAAAGAGTCTCTCTTCGAGAAAACTCTCACACCAAGCGACGTCGGCAAACTAAACCGCCTCGTCATACCAAAACAGCACGCGGAGAAATACTTCCCTCTCAACGCCATCTCCAATAATGCTGACGCGTCAACGGAGAAAGGGATGCTTCTAAGCTTCGAAGACGAGCTAGGCAAGTGCTGGAGGTTCAGGTACTCTTACTGGAACAGCAGTCAAAGCTACGTGCTGACTAAAGGATGGAGCAGATTCGTCAAAGACAAGCAGCTAGACCCAGGCGACGTCGTTTTCTTTCAAAGACAGCGTTCTGATCCCCGGAGACTCTTCATTGGCTGGCGCAGACGCGGCCAAGGCTCCTCTTCCGCCGTTGCCAATCCGACGTCGTATTCTAGCTCAATGGTAGATGCTCCTCCGTATCTCCAAGTCCACGCCTCTAGTAACTACTCTAATCCTCCTTCTCACTCGGAGTATTCCCACTACG GCGCCGCCGTAGCAACAGCGTCGGAGACTCACTCCATACCATCGTCTTCCGCCGTCGGGAGCTCAAGGACGGTGAGACTTTTCGGTGTGAATTTGGAGTGTCAGATGGATGAAGATGACGGAGATGATTCTGTTGCCGCCCCGAACGCCACCGAGTGTCCTGACGGTTATTATGGCCAAAACATGTACTATTATTACACTCCTCATCCTCATAACATG AATATAGCTTTCACGGGGGATACGATGAAGCAGCTTGGAGATAGACGAGGATGA
- the LOC106315958 gene encoding uncharacterized protein LOC106315958 yields the protein MKLKVVYRKVSDYIRHDLKEIVLPSSLPDPPHVVKRRKLTWHERFLVLKEASRLYAASWVRDIGPELRPNDYKKQGDAEPKKQAKETEKEPSVLEDLAVAARGGMETLRPALHRVYMTRASNYKDALASFIKGYHEGVQQVMQNKEESQVPRDESSDNSKKTT from the exons ATGAAGCTGAAGGTTGTGTATCGTAAGGTCTCCGATTACATCCGTCACGATCTCAAAGAAATCGTCTTACCTTCGTCGCTTCCCGATCCTCCTCACGTCGTTAAACGCCGCAAATTGACTTGGCACGAGCGATTTCTC GTGTTGAAGGAAGCTTCAAGGCTTTATGCAGCAAGCTGGGTGCGAGATATAGGTCCTGAGCTTCGTCCCAATGATTACAAGAAGCAGGGTGATGCTGAACCCAAGAAACAAGCCAAAGAGACTGAGAAAGAGCCCTCTGTTTTGGAAGATCTTG CGGTAGCTGCAAGAGGTGGCATGGAGACTTTAAGGCCTGCTTTACATCGTGTGTACATGACACGTGCTTCTAATTATAAAGATGCTCTTGCGAGCTTTATCAAAGGTTACCATGAGGGTGTTCAGCAAGTTATGCAGAACAAGGAAGAGTCTCAAGTCCCTAGAGATGAATCATCGGACAACTCTAAAAAGACTACATGA